In Dioscorea cayenensis subsp. rotundata cultivar TDr96_F1 chromosome 11, TDr96_F1_v2_PseudoChromosome.rev07_lg8_w22 25.fasta, whole genome shotgun sequence, a single genomic region encodes these proteins:
- the LOC120272337 gene encoding uncharacterized protein LOC120272337: protein METTLSWSWRCLSFSPPSFSLLFPPLRPNSLCFPTSSLRLIRRRKLFTVLCSLSSTPGDYGGWDDLELPEENNQLDPVRDFMVSIGIGDQKHTSIFLIGFASALLVSRLRLSLLALFPISVLVFVSGFSAGVAQGGSIRRIGRIVDAIRVPEDRVRDLGLFFSDLDGKMADLRAGVETGKMEGCLEAVEYVRSLIVNAKKDLENSLEMVDVGRKSNHKSSKKKGDFGEIGEIGSQFVQFLGGLFQESEDSVKQSMKASESAKGDVAGKMKTMVERDGIQDKSLHSVLKNNVGGSMVDESGEPLGRLKKTASDYAKNFKNSNNNDSDFRADDEMNRKGRYGYGEGDKYSSHMISYDGEVDHLNRSSKFSSKRGSYRRMYVQQRYESHTSNSSIHDFTDHALHKRKPESAYDFYGMDSEELLLSEETLAHGRSGKPYNGIRSREEAVDPRSQSIPVDRLSACETEEGTEFNLLVKEASDLIKQASQCFMGQADEERVDSILYRSASLLSTAVAIKPMSLLAVGQLGNTYLLHGELKLKYSRELRTILARSDDSEGHRWRYKKLDAPVQSRVEAASVLIDVCEECEELLIEAGRKYRSALSIDGNDVRALYNWGLALSFRAQLIADIGPEAAFDADRVYLAAIDKFDAMASRSNAYAPDALFRWGIALQHRSHLRSHNTKEKMKLLHQAKSLFEDVLSVESSNHQVREALKSCTSELNRRTRF, encoded by the exons ATGGAGACTACCCTCTCATGGTCATGGAGATGCCTCTCCTTCTCTCCACCATCCTTCTCCCTTCTCTTCCCCCCATTGAGACCCAATTCCCTTTGCTTCCCCACCTCCTCTCTCAGATTGATCCGAAGACGTAAGCTCTTCACCGTGCTCTGCTCATTATCCTCAACTCCTGGCGATTATGGCGGCTGGGACGATCTTGAGCTTCCGGAAGAGAACAATCAGTTAGATCCTGTGCGTGATTTCATGGTTTCGATCGGAATTGGTGATCAGAAGCACACTTCCATCTTTTTGATTGGGTTTGCTTCTGCTCTGTTGGTTTCCAGGCTTAGATTGTCTCTGTTGGCGCTCTTCCCGATCTcggttcttgtttttgtttctggGTTTTCGGCTGGAGTGGCTCAGGGTGGTTCAATTCGACGGATTGGGAGGATTGTGGATGCGATTAGGGTTCCGGAAGATAGGGTTAGGGATTTGGGGTTGTTTTTCAGTGATTTGGATGGTAAGATGGCTGATTTGAGAGCTGGGGTGGAGACGGGGAAGATGGAAGGTTGTTTGGAAGCTGTGGAGTATGTGAGATCCTTGATTGTGAATGCCAAGAAGGATTTGGAGAATTCTTTGGAAATGGTGGATGTTGGGAGGAAATCAAATCACAAGTCTAGTAAAAAAAAGGGGGATTTTGGCGAGATTGGGGAGATTGGCTCCCAATTCGTTCAGTTCCTTGGAGGTCTTTTTCAAGAAAGTGAGGATTCAGTGAAGCAATCAATGAAGGCCAGTGAGAGTGCCAAAGGAGATGTTGCTGGGAAAATgaagacaatggtggaaagagATGGGATTCAAGATAAGAGCTTGCATTCTGTGCTGAAAAACAATGTTGGTGGTTCTATGGTTGATGAATCTGGAGAGCCATTGGGGAGATTGAAGAAGACTGCATCTGATTATGCTAAGAACTTCAAGAATTCTAATAACAATGATAGTGATTTCCGTGCTGATGATGAGATGAATCGAAAAGGGCGCTATGGTTATGGAGAAGGGGATAAGTATAGTAGCCATATGATTTCGTATGACGGGGAGGTTGATCATTTGAATAGGAGTTCAAAATTCTCGTCTAAGCGAGGTAGCTATCGGAGAATGTATGTTCAGCAAAGGTATGAGTCACATACATCGAATAGCAGTATTCATGATTTCACTGATCATGCTCTTCATAAGAGGAAACCAGAGAGTGCTTATGATTTCTATGGGATGGATTCTGAGGAATTGTTGTTATCTGAAGAGACTCTTGCACATGGTAGATCAGGCAAACCTTATAATGGAATTAGATCGAGAGAAGAGGCTGTTGATCCAAGAAGCCAATCTATACCAGTAGATCGCCTATCCGCTTGTGAAACGGAAGAAGGTACAGAGTTTAATCTACTTGTAAAGGAGGCTTCAGACCTTATAAAACAAGCAAGTCAATGCTTCATGGGTCAAGCTGATGAGGAAAGAGTGGATTCCATTTTGTATAGATCTGCAAGCTTATTATCTACAGCTGTTGCCATAAAACCAATGAGCTTACTTGCTGTTGGTCAGTTGGGGAACACGTACCTTCTTCACGGAGAGCTCAAACTGAAATATAGTCGAGAGTTGAGAACTATATTGGCTAGAAGTGATGACTCGGAAGGACATAGGTGGAGGTACAAGAAATTGGATGCTCCTGTCCAGAGTAGAGTGGAAGCTGCATCTGTTCTTATTGATGTGTGTGAAGAGTGTGAAGAACTTCTCATTGAAGCTGGAAGGAAGTATAGATCAGCCCTATCAATTGATGGAAATGATGTGAGAGCTCTGTATAATTGGGGTCTTGCTCTTTCATTCCGTGCTCAGTTGATTGCGGACATTGGACCG gAGGCAGCTTTTGATGCTGACAGGGTATACTTAGCAGCCATTGACAAATTTGATGCAATGGCTTCTAGAAGTAATGCTTATGCACCAGATG CTTTGTTCAGATGGGGCATTGCATTGCAGCATCGTTCGCATCTGCGTTCACATAACACCaaagagaagatgaagcttTTGCATCAGGCAAAGAGCTTATTTGAGGATGTACTTTCAGTTGAATCAAGCAATCATCAAGTGAGAGAAGCTCTGAAGTCATGTACATCAGAACTCAACCGAAGGACCCGATTTTAG
- the LOC120271981 gene encoding metallocarboxypeptidase A-like protein MCYG_01475, translating into MGSIPLSPILYLLGLLRLLCFVNGVNTSDLSLTPIPRHLYHSCDSLLKDVKALVSRHPEKLTVDRIRAEDKGYAADIVVVTYNSGKIPKNGNFKFRILLTFGQHGRELITSEVALRLISILTGERTMPGSDLNLLNSFLDNLVIKVVPMENLNGCKLVEAGEYCERRNGRGVDLNRNWSVDWGKKEKDYDPYEENPGTGPFSEPETQIMRKLSQSFDPHVWVNVHSGMEALFMPYDHKNVTPDGLISRLMRSLLDDLNYHHCQNRCLVGSGGGLVGYLAHGTSTDYMHDIVKVPMAFTFEIYGDSSASSKDCFKMFNPVDEATFNRVIENWCAAFLMLFQTGPGWLDLARQATFNDLSKWVSIDANAVDRTEGSSKGGKLEGLDLGMQELRTYFRLFMLSSVLIMFMFCSRISKSKCRPSMSSIPI; encoded by the exons ATGGGATCCATTCCTCTCTCGCCAATCTTGTATCTGCTTGGCCTCCTGCGCCTCCTGTGCTTCGTCAATGGCGTCAACACTTCCGACCTTTCTCTCACCCCGATCCCGCGCCATCTCTACCATTCCTG TGATTCTTTGCTGAAAGATGTCAAAGCCTTGGTTAGTCGTCATCCAGAAAAATTAACT GTAGATCGGATAAGGGCAGAAGATAAGGGCTATGCTGCTGATATAGTAGTAGTGACATACAATAGTGGCAAGATACCGAAAAATGGCAACTTTAAGTTTCGGATCCTTCTT ACCTTTGGGCAGCATGGCAGAGAGCTTATTACATCTGAAGTTGCTCTTCGCCTGATTTCTATATTAACTGGGGAACGTACAATGCCAGGCTCAGACCTAAACTTGTTAAACAGTTTCCttgataatcttgtaataaAG GTGGTGCCAATGGAAAATCTGAATGGCTGCAAACTTGTGGAAGCAGGAGAATACTGTGAAAGAAGAAATG GTAGGGGAGTTGATCTGAATAGAAATTGGAGTGTAGACtggggaaagaaagaaaag gaTTATGATCCTTATGAGGAAAATCCTGGGACTGGTCCTTTCAGTGAGCCAGAGACACAAATAATGCGGAAGCTCTCCCAATCATTTGATCCACATGTATGGGTGAATGTTCACTCAGGGATGGAG GCTCTCTTCATGCCATATGATCACAAGAATGTAACACCTGATGGACTTATATCACGTTTAATGAGATCATTGTTGGACGACCTGAACTATCATCACTGTCAAAATAGGTGCTTAGTTGGGTCTGGCGGAGGTTTAGTTGG CTATCTTGCACATGGGACTTCCACAGATTACATGCATGACATTGTAAAAGTACCAATGGCATTTACTTTCGAG ATTTATGGAGATTCCTCCGCGTCTTCCAAAGACTGCTTCAAAATGTTCAACCCAGTTGATGAAGCCACCTTCAAT AGAGTAATTGAAAACTGGTGTGCGGCATTCCTAATGCTTTTCCAAACCGGCCCGGGCTGGCTGGATCTAGCCCGTCAGGCCACCTTTAATGATCTAAGCAAGTGGGTGTCCATAGATGCTAATGCAGTGGATAGAACAGAAGGTAGTAGTAAAGGAGGGAAGCTTGAGGGACTAGACCTGGGAATGCAAGAGCTGAGGACTTATTTCCGGCTTTTTATGTTATCATCTGTTTTGATAATGTTCATGTTCTGTTCCAGGATATCAAAGAGCAAATGCAGGCCATCAATGTCAAGCATCCCCATCTAA
- the LOC120272410 gene encoding LOW QUALITY PROTEIN: plant intracellular Ras-group-related LRR protein 6 (The sequence of the model RefSeq protein was modified relative to this genomic sequence to represent the inferred CDS: deleted 1 base in 1 codon), whose product MAPSGTGRSSSSSGQRRTINPSIGATRRRTNEISDPAMDRLLKSARTSGSLNLSNRALREVPDEVYQCLDAVGDGEKWWEAVELQKLILAHNNIEALREDLRKLSSLVVLNISHNKLACIPAAIGELALLKSLDVSFNLIVSLPEEIGSATSLVKLDCSSNQLKELPCSLGSCVELSEIKASNNCIPVLPEELGNCLKLSKLDVEGNKLALLSENMLRAWMMLTELKAARNSLTCIPDSIGVLSQLIRLDFHQNKISSVPSSIKGCLALTEFYMGANLLSSLPADLSALSRLGTLDLHSNQLKEYPVEACKLHLSVLDLSNNSLSGLPPEIGTMTTLRKLLLTGNPLRTLRSSLVSGPTPALLKYLRSRLASTEEEVSGSGTSPMKDEVITMATRLSLSSKELSLSGLGLTDVPPAVWDTGEVVKVDLSKNSIADLPNEFSQCSSLQVLILSGNKIKEWPGTVLSSLPNLSCLKLDSNPLSQIPSNGFEALRKLEILDLSGNPSSLPDPPLFSALPQLQELYLRRMQLQEVSPGLLSLHQLRILDLSQNCLTSLPKEVKHLTSLTELDLTDNNISALPSELGLLEPSLQALRLDGNPLRSIRRPILDRGTKAILNYLKDKIPEP is encoded by the exons ATGGCTCCATCCGGGACCGGCAGATCGTCTTCATCCTCCGGCCAACGCCGGACGATCAACCCATCCATCGGAGCGACTCGCCGGAGAACAAACGAGATCTCCGATCCGGCAATGGATCGGCTGCTCAAATCCGCCAGGACCTCTGGATCCCTCAACCTCTCCAACCGCGCTCTCAG AGAAGTTCCTGATGAGGTTTACCAGTGCTTGGATGCTGTCGGTGATGGCGAGAAATGGTGGGAG GCTGTGGAGCTGCAAAAGCTTATTCTGGCTCACAATAACATCGAAGCTCTGAGAGAGGATCTGAGAAAATTATCATCGTTGGTTGTTCTGAATATCAGTCACAATAAGCTAGCGTGCATTCCGGCGGCCATTGGAGA GCTTGCTTTGCTGAAATCGTTGGATGTGTCGTTCAACTTGATAGTGAGTCTTCCTGAAGAAATTGGTTCAGCTACTTCTCTAGTGAA ACTTGACTGCTCAAGCAACCAGCTCAAGGAACTTCCTTGCAGCCTTGGAAGT TGTGTAGAGTTGTCAGAAATTAAG GCATCCAACAATTGCATACCTGTACTACCAGAAGAACTTGGCAATTGCTTAAAATTGAGTAAATTGGATGTGGAG GGTAACAAGCTGGCATTGCTATCTGAAAATATGCTCCGTGCATGGATGATGCTTACTGAACTGAAAGCTG CAAGAAATTCTCTGACCTGTATACCTGATAGCATAGGAGTTCTTTCACAACTCATTCGCCTAGACTTCCATCAAAACA AAATTTCATCAGTTCCATCTTCTATCAAGGGTTGTTTGGCACTTACTGAATTTTATATGGG AGCCAATTTACTTTCTTCTCTTCCAGCTGATTTAAGCGCCCTTTCTCGGTTAGGAACTCTAGACCTTCACTCCAATCAG TTGAAGGAGTATCCTGTGGAAGCCTGCAAACTACATCTCTCTGTCCTTGATTTGTCAAATAATTCATTGTCTGGCCTGCCTCCTGAGATTG GCACAATGACCACCCTAAGAAAGCTCTTGCTTACAGGCAATCCTCTTCGCACTCTTCGAAG CTCATTGGTGTCTGGACCTACACCTGCATTATTGAAGTATTTGCGAAGTCGGCTTGCATCCACTGAAGAAGAAG TGTCCGGATCTGGCACCAGTCCGATGAAAGATGAGGTTATTACCATGGCTACTCGGTTGTCATTGTCTTCAAAG GAGCTATCTTTAAGTGGGCTAGGACTGACCGATGTCCCTCCTGCAGTATGGGACACTGGAGAGGTTGTTAAAGttgatctttctaaaaattcaattgCCGACCTACCAAATGAGTTTTCTCAGTGTTCCTCTCTTCAG GTTTTGATTTTGTCTGGTAACAAGATTAAAGAGTGGCCAGGCACTGTGTTATCTTCCCTTCCAAATCTTTCTTGTTTGAAACTGGACAGCAATCCCCTTTCACAg ATTCCTTCAAATGGCTTTGAAGCCCTTCGGAAGCTTGAAATACTGGATTTAAGTGGCAATCCTTCTTCTCTTCCAGACCCTCCCTTATTTTCTGCCTTGCCACAGTTACAGGAACTTTACTTGAG GCGAATGCAGCTGCAAGAGGTTTCCCCAGGCTTGCTGAGCTTGCACCAGCTACGAATTCTTGACTTAAGCCAAAACTGCCTGACATCTTTACCTAAG GAAGTCAAACATTTAACTTCTCTTACGGAGCTTGATCTGACTGACAACAATATCTCTGCTCTTCCTTCAGAGCTG GGTTTACTGGAACCAAGTCTGCAGGCTTTGAGACTTGATGGGAATCCACTGAGAAG CATTAGACGCCCAATTTTGGATAGAGGAACAAAAGCCATTCTCAATTATCTGAAGGACAAAATTCCAGAGCCATAA
- the LOC120272141 gene encoding LOW QUALITY PROTEIN: general transcription and DNA repair factor IIH subunit TFB2 (The sequence of the model RefSeq protein was modified relative to this genomic sequence to represent the inferred CDS: deleted 1 base in 1 codon) translates to MPQVRIVAKNFMDMVAALPAMKLDQLYDSSFICEAVLRSLPPLAKKYALQLLFIDTPVTAKSIEEWVLSDGISKHKVAIDRLLQLKVFIEVIDRKKEASYKLNSKFQSNMQRYLVHGGSLPREPMPSSVTVRLPTSEDLEAYALEQWECFLLQLISSAQAERPTSFSPSMMRVFQRGLLSARENEAPRLTENGFQFLLMETNAQLWYIIREYISTAEDRGVDPTDLISFLLELSFHTMGEAYNLNTLTDVQRSAIKDLADLGLVKLQQGRKESWFIPTKLATNLSVSLSDSSSRKQGFVVVETNFRMYAYSSSKLHCEILRLFSRVEYQLPNLIVGAITKESLYNAFENGITAEQIVSFLQQNAHPRVAEKTPSVPENVTDQIRLWETDRNRVEMIPSHLYEDFPSKDVFEAACDFARDAGGLLWEDSKKMRLIVRGDIHQHMRDFFRRQK, encoded by the exons ATGCCGCAGGTACGGATCGTGGCGAAGAAC TTCATGGACATGGTGGCCGCGCTGCCAGCTATGAAGCTCGATCAGCTCTACGATAGCTCCTTCATCTGCGAGGCCGTCCTCAG GTCACTGCCACCTCTAGCAAAGAAGTATGCTTTGCAGTTACTGTTTATTGATACCCCTGTCACGGCCAAGTCCATTGAAGAATGGGTGCTCTCTGACGGAATTTCGAAGCACAAAGTCGCTATTGATAGGCTGCTTCAACTTAAAGTATTTATTGAAGTTATTGATAG GAAAAAGGAGGCTAGTTACAAGTTAAACTCCAAATTCCAGAGCAACATGCAGAGATACTTAGTTCATGG TGGAAGCTTACCAAGAGAGCCAATGCCTTCAAGTGTCACTGTGAGATTGCCGACTTCAGAAGATCTGGAGGCCTATGCCCTTGAGCAATGGGAG TGCTTCTTGCTGCAACTTATAAGCTCAGCTCAAGCTGAAAGACCAACAAGCTTCAGTCCTTCTATGATGAGAGTTTTCCAGAGAGGTCTTCTGAGTGCAAG GGAGAATGAAGCACCTAGGTTAACTGAGAATGGTTTCCAGTTCCTG CTGATGGAGACAAATGCACAACTTTGGTACATAATAAGGGAATATATTTCAACCGCTGAG GACCGTGGAGTGGATCCCACAGATTTGATTTCGTTTCTTCTCGAGCTTAGCTTTCATACAATGGGCGAG GCATACAATCTAAATACGCTAACTGACGTCCAAAGGAGTGCTATTAAAGACCTGGCAGACCTTGGATTGGTAAAGCTCCAGCAA GGCAGGAAAGAGAGCTGGTTCATACCTACCAAGTTGGCAACTAACCTTTCAGTCAGCTTGTCAGATTCATCTTCCCGCAAACag GGATTTGTTGTGGTGGAAACAAACTTCAGAATGTATGCTTACTCATCCTCCAAATTGCATTGTGAAATTCTACGGCTCTTTTCAAG GGTAGAATATCAACTACCAAATCTTATTGTTGGAGCTATAACAAAAGAAAGTCTATATAATGCTTTTGAGAATGGTATCACAGCTGAGCAG ATTGTTTCCTTCCTTCAGCAAAACGCACATCCTCGGGTTGCAGAGAAGACGCCTTCAGTCCCAGAGAACGTTACTGATCAG ATTAGGCTATGGGAAACTGACAGGAATAGGGTTGAAATGATTCCTTCTCATCTTTATGAAGACTTCCCATCCAAG GATGTCTTCGAAGCTGCGTGCGATTTTGCTAGAGATGCTGGTGGATTACTATGGGAAGATTCAAAGAAGATGAGATTGATTGTTCGCGGAGATATACATCAACACATGAGGGATTTTTTCCGTcgtcaaaaataa
- the LOC120271705 gene encoding germin-like protein 9-3: protein MPMHESFFKVTKASESEFKALKGQSVSLALLQFGPGGINPAHIHPRSAELLFILKRQTKGLVHFQMNEEEEKDVVAVAAFGSANPGVVVLPTSLFGSGIDSEVLIKSFKTDNVTIQKLISANMG from the exons ATGCCCATGCATGAGAGCTTCTTCAAGGTGACAAAAGCCAGTGAGTCAGAGTTCAAAGCTCTCAAAGGTCAGAGTGTTTCACTTGCACTTTTACAGTTTGGTCCTGGAGGCATTAATCCTGCTCATATTCATCCTCGGTCTGCCGaacttcttttcatattgaaaaGGCAAACTAAGG GATTGGTTCATTTTCAGATGaatgaagaggaggagaaggatgTGGTTGCTGTTGCAGCCTTTGGGAGTGCTAATCCTGGTGTTGTGGTTCTGCCAACTTCTTTGTTTGGAAGTGGTATTGATTCTGAGGTTTTGATTAAGTCTTTTAAGACTGATAATGTCACTATtcaaaagctgatttcagctaACATGGgttga